In Choloepus didactylus isolate mChoDid1 chromosome X, mChoDid1.pri, whole genome shotgun sequence, a genomic segment contains:
- the GJB1 gene encoding gap junction beta-1 protein, producing the protein MNWTGLYTLLSGVNRHSTAIGRVWLSVIFIFRIMVLVVAAESVWGDEKSSFICNTLQPGCNSVCYDHFFPISHVRLWSLQLILVSTPALLVAMHVAHQQHIEKKMLRLEGHGDPLHLEEVKRHKVHISGTLWWTYVISVVFRLLFEAVFMYVFYLLYPGYTMVRLVKCDTYPCPNTVDCFVSRPTEKTVFTVFMLAASGICIILNVAEVVYLIIRACARRAQRRSNPPSRKGSGFGHRLSPEYKQNEINKLLSEQDGSLKDILRRSPGTGAGLVEKSDRCSAC; encoded by the coding sequence ATGAACTGGACAGGTTTGTACACGTTGCTCAGTGGTGTGAACCGGCATTCCACCGCCATCGGCCGAGTGTGGCTCTCGGTCATCTTCATCTTCCGAATCATGGTGCTGGTGGTGGCTGCCGAGAGCGTGTGGGGTGACGAGAAGTCCTCCTTCATCTGCAACACCCTCCAGCCCGGCTGCAACAGCGTCTGCTACGACCACTTTTTCCCCATTTCCCATGTGCGCCTGTGGTCCTTGCAGCTCATCTTGGTTTCCACCCCAGCTCTCCTCGTGGCCATGCATGTGGCTCACCAGCAGCACATAGAGAAGAAAATGCTGCGGCTTGAGGGACACGGGGACCCCCTGCACCTGGAGGAGGTGAAGAGGCACAAGGTCCACATCTCGGGGACACTGTGGTGGACCTATGTCATCAGCGTGGTGTTCCGGCTGCTGTTCGAGGCTGTCTTCATGTATGTCTTTTATCTGCTCTACCCCGGCTACACCATGGTGCGGCTGGTCAAGTGTGACACCTACCCCTGCCCCAACACAGTGGACTGCTTTGTGTCCCGCCCCACTGAGAAAACCGTTTTCACCGTGTTCATGCTGGCCGCCTCGGGCATCTGCATCATCCTCAACGTGGCTGAGGTGGTGTACCTCATCATCCGGGCCTGTGCCCGCCGAGCCCAACGCCGCTCCAATCCCCCCTCCCGCAAGGGCTCGGGCTTTGGCCACCGGCTCTCCCCTGAATACAAGCAGAATGAGATCAACAAGCTGCTGAGCGAGCAGGATGGCTCCCTGAAAGACATACTGCGCCGCAGCCCGGGCACTGGGGCCGGGCTGGTTGAGAAGAGCGACCGCTGCTCAGCCTGCTGA